A single window of Vicia villosa cultivar HV-30 ecotype Madison, WI unplaced genomic scaffold, Vvil1.0 ctg.005108F_1_1, whole genome shotgun sequence DNA harbors:
- the LOC131642482 gene encoding uncharacterized protein LOC131642482: MAAPVERLLGDYGGANAPAGRMTIVNQPVDVAHFQLHPAMIRQLEKKPFSRRINEDANKHLQRFLTMTTSLKIEGHSEEAKKLKEGESLGDAYKRFKRLLVACPAHNMDVTEQMQNFVNGLKLKTKQLIDTPVGGSTNFKTATEIKKIIDAIAANEHLELYDRSVNQPEGLVDLKLSNQVVKMEDQIAAEVERRLKQMALEKQTVAQVQPAQSIQAVNCEICGGPHFAMHYQQGNVPKQGVTPYQGLPQQQQYRPPPQQPYQQQYQQPQQQFQQQEQRKADWEIAIEKMAAQSSQFQEETRSNFRNTGASIKNLEIQMSQIAQQLVSPQQPGALPSATIPNPKDHNNVSAIITRSGKAKEAMKESAEGEEPLLEVDLEIKENEMEAEDLAVSEPVTKEKEVEPKPTIKLPFPTRNKKKGQHEKNFEKFLEMFKKLELNIPVLEALEQMPTYAKFMKDIISKKRTTDRDPIILTETCSAILQGMKIPVKKKDRGSVTIPCTIGDRSFKKALIDLGASVSLMLLSIYKRLGIGKVQDTRMTLQYADHSVKRPYGIVEDVLVKIHKFVFPVDFVILEMPEDEEIPIILGRPFLETGRCLIDIEGTMTLKVYDEELKIDVRNTMKYKDDVATSQHIEVIDQIVIDAHALKSQQLPLERVLSLSIFDETKVVDEKEMEVIAMMGAIPTFKGSRQNRWEDLRQPLMEEKKDE; the protein is encoded by the exons ATGGCAGCTCCCGTAGAAAGAttgttaggtgattatggtggagcaaatgcaccagcCGGACGGATGACGATTGTGAATCAACCGGTCGATGTCGCTCACTTTCAGTTGCATCCAGCAATGATACGACAACTTGAAAAGAAACCTTTCTCTAGAAgaattaatgaagatgcaaacaaacaCTTGCAgaggtttcttactatgacaacGTCGTTAAAAATAGAGGGGCATTCTGAAGAGGCGAAGAAACTG aaggaaggagaatcacttggagatgcatataaaaggttcaagcgGTTGTTAGTTGCATGCCCAGCTCATAACATGGATGTAACCGAACAAATGCAGAACTTTGTGAATGGTCTGAAGTTGAAAACTAAGCAACTAATTGACACACCTGTcggtggttcaacaaattttaaaacagccACGGAGATAAAGAAGATCATAGATGCTATTGCGGCAAACGAACATTTAGAGCTGTATGACCGCAGTGTTAATCAACCAGAGGGGTTAGTTGATTTGAAGCTGTCAAATCAAGTTGTGAAAATGGAAGATCAGATTGCAGCTGAAGTTGAGCGCAGATTGAAACAAATGGCACTTGAAAAGCAAACTGTTGCACAGGTTCAACCAGCTCAGTCGATTCAAGCGGTAAACtgtgaaatatgtggaggacctcacTTTGCCATGCATT atcaacaaggaAATGTTCCTAAACAAGGGGTTACTCCATATCAAGGtttaccacaacaacaacaatatcggcCACCACCACAACAACCATATCAGCAACAAtatcaacaacctcagcaacaatTTCAGCAACAAGAACAAAGAAAAGCAGATTGGGAAATTGCCATTGAAAAAATGGCTGCTCAGAGTTCtcaattccaagaagaaacaaggagtaaTTTTCGGAACACAGGTGCATCCATTAAGAATCTTGAAATTCagatgagtcagatagcacaacaactAGTAAGTCCTCAACAACCTGGTGCTCTGCCTAGTGCAACAATTCCAAATCCCAAAGATCACAATAATGTGAGTGCCATAATCACTAGAAGTGGTAAAGCAAAAGAAGCTATGAAGGAAAGTGCCGAAGGAGAAGAGCCATTATTGGAAGTTGATCTAGAAATAAAGGAGAATGAGATGGAAGCTGAAGATTTGGCTGTGTCAGAACCTGTGACAAAAGAGAAGGAGGTTGAGCCAAAACCGACCATTAAACTTCCTTTCCCtacaagaaataagaagaaggGGCAGCAtgagaaaaattttgaaaaattcttggAGATGTTCAAAAAGCTTGAGTTAAACATTCCTGTCCTGGAGGCGTTGGAGCAAATGCCTACatatgccaaattcatgaaggacatcatcTCAAAGAAAAGAACCACCGATCGTGACCCtattattctaactgaaacttgtagtgctattttgcagggtatgaagatcCCGGTGAAAAAGAAGGACCGAGGTTCCGTGACTATCCCTTGCACAATTGGGGATCGGTCCTTCAAGAAAGCTCTTATCGATTTAGGagcaagtgtgagtcttatgcTGCTATCTATTTACAAAAGGCTAGGAATTGGTAAAGTGCAAGATACAAGGATGACACTCCAATATGCAGATCATTCAGTAAAGAGACCTTACGGGATAGTAGAAGATGTGCTTGTAAAGATTCATAAGTTTGTGTTCCCAGTGGATTTTGTCATCTTAGAGATGCCGGAGGATGAAGAAATTCCGATAATTttgggaagaccattcttagagaCTGGAAGATGTTTGATAGATATAGAAGGCACAATGACTTTGAAGGTATATGATGAGGAGTTAAAAATTGATGTTCGAAACACTATGAAGTATAAGGATGATGTTGCAACCAGTCAACATATTGAGGTAATTGATCAAATTGTTATTGATGCACATGCTTTGAAGTCACAACAATTACCTTTAGAGAGGGTGTTGAGTCTATCAATTTTTGATGAAACGAAAGTGGTTGACGAAAAAGAAATGGAAGTAATAGCAATGATGGGAGCGATACCAACTTTTAAAGGCTCTCGACAAAACCGATGGGAGGATCTAAGGCAACCTTTAATGGAGGAGAAGAAAGATGAATAA